The following coding sequences are from one Gossypium hirsutum isolate 1008001.06 chromosome A12, Gossypium_hirsutum_v2.1, whole genome shotgun sequence window:
- the LOC107939095 gene encoding conserved oligomeric Golgi complex subunit 3-like: MVDILKVEVLGEQLSRKSESLAGLRPSLERILADIHERLTFRARTYIRDEIANYIPINEDLNYPAKLEHSADVVSETAAWLTYFWRRAKVYGVEDDIAEERLGFWISHSGQTPTSHDAVDEKRRKD, from the exons atggttgatattcTCAAAGTTGAAGTCTTGGGAGAACAACTTAGTAGAAAGAGTGAGTCATTGGCAGGGTTACGCCCATCATTAGAAAGAATTTTGGCAGACATTCATGAACGCTTGACTTTTCGTGCTCGAACATATATCCGTGATGAG ATTGCAAATTATATCCCGATTAACGAAGACTTGAATTATCCTGCAAAACTGGAGCATTCTGCAGACGTGGTGTCAGAAACAGCT GCTTGGTTAACGTATTTCTGGAGAAGAGCCAAAGTGTATGGCGTGGAAGATGATATTGCAGAAGAGCGACTTGGGTTTTGGATTAGCCATAGTGGACAGACTCCTACTTCTCATGATGCTGTGGATG aaaagagaagaaaagactAG